The bacterium genome segment TAACATAGGGGTCATAATAATCAACTTTTTTAAAACCCTTCTCTTTTAATATTTTTAAAATTTTAATAGTAGGAGATTCCCTGATATCATCAACATCTTTTTTATATGCAATTCCAATTAAAAGAATTTTACCTTCTTTTATTGAAATTCCTTTTTTGTTTAATGCTTCTATACATTTCTCAACTACATAATATGGCATTGATGTATTTATCTCTCCAGCAAGTTCAATAAACCTTGTAGAAAAATCATATTCTTTTGCTTTCCATGTTAAATAAAATGGGTCTATGGGAATACAATGACCTCCAAGCCCAGGACCAGGATAAAATGGCTGAAAACCAAATGGCTTTGTTTTTGCTGCCTCAATTACTTCCCATATGTTTATTCCCATTTTTTCAAATAACATTTTTAATTCATTGACAAGAGCAATATTAACTGCCCTATAGATATTTTCAAGTAATTTTGTTGCTTCTGCAACTTCTGTTGAAGAAACAGGAATAACTTTTTCGATAACATGAGAATAAAGAGATACACCAACTTTTGTGCAATTTTCAGTTATTCCTCCAACAACCTTTGGTATTTTTCTGCCTTCAAATGGATCTAATCCGGGATTTTCTCTTTCGGGTGAATAAATAAGAAAATAGTCATTTCCAACTTTTAAATTAGTTTTTTCAAATTTTGAATTAAAAATTTCCCTTGTTGTACTCGGATAAGTTGTTGATTCAAGAGAGATAATATGACCTTTTTTTATATTTTTATAAATATCAGATGAAACCTCTTCAAGATATTTAATATCTGGTTGTTTATATTTATCAAGTGGAGTTGGAACACATATAATTATTGCATCAACTTCTTTTACTTTTGTTATATCAGTAGTAGCAGTAAATCTTGACAGAACCTTTTTGATATATTCAGAAGGGATATGAGAAATGTAAGAAATCCCTTTATTTATTTTATTAACTTTTTCCTGGTCAGTATCAAAACCAACAACCTCAAACCCAACTCTTGCAAATCTTAAAACAACAGGTAGTCCCACATAACCAAGTCCTATAACTCCAATTTTTATTTCTTTTCTTTCTATCTTTTTTAAAATTTCTTTTATCATAATTTTCCCTTTATTATTTAATAAAAATTATATTACAACAAAAAACAAGGTTTTTAAAAATCC includes the following:
- a CDS encoding nucleotide sugar dehydrogenase, which produces MIKEILKKIERKEIKIGVIGLGYVGLPVVLRFARVGFEVVGFDTDQEKVNKINKGISYISHIPSEYIKKVLSRFTATTDITKVKEVDAIIICVPTPLDKYKQPDIKYLEEVSSDIYKNIKKGHIISLESTTYPSTTREIFNSKFEKTNLKVGNDYFLIYSPERENPGLDPFEGRKIPKVVGGITENCTKVGVSLYSHVIEKVIPVSSTEVAEATKLLENIYRAVNIALVNELKMLFEKMGINIWEVIEAAKTKPFGFQPFYPGPGLGGHCIPIDPFYLTWKAKEYDFSTRFIELAGEINTSMPYYVVEKCIEALNKKGISIKEGKILLIGIAYKKDVDDIRESPTIKILKILKEKGFKKVDYYDPYVKEVKKTRQFPHAIKSISFSSSILKKYNAGIVVTDHSNIDYELLSKILPVIVDTRNVYKDKKKNVFKA